From the genome of Anticarsia gemmatalis isolate Benzon Research Colony breed Stoneville strain chromosome 13, ilAntGemm2 primary, whole genome shotgun sequence, one region includes:
- the DENR gene encoding density-regulated protein yields the protein MGDRDLSMGPREGVTYPIKVQYCGNCSMPIEYCEYYPEYDKCKQWLEKNLPTEFEKVKIDEEENAGGEEEKKRQKRGGKGMLKSKKKEDVPKLVQVSRAPRGKKKSVTVVSGLSTFDIDLKVAAKFFGTKFACGSSVTGDDEIVIQGDVKDDLFDIIPEKWPEIDEDSIEDLGDQKR from the exons atgggTGACAGAGACCTATCAATGGGTCCCCGTGAAGGTGTAACCTATCCGATAAAAGTTCAGTATTGTGGAAATTGTTCTATGCCAATAGAATATTGTGAATACTATCCAGAATACGATAAATGTAAGCAATGGCTTGAAAAGAACCTACCAACAGAATTTGAGAAAGTAAAAATTG ATGAAGAAGAGAATGCTGGTGGTGAAGAAGAAAAGAAGCGGCAAAAGCGCGGCGGTAAGGGTATGCTGAAGTCTAAGAAGAAGGAAGATGTACCCAAACTAGTGCAAGTTTCTCGAGCCCCTCGTGGCAAGAAGAAATCTGTTACTGTAGTATCTGGACTTAGCACTTTTG ATATTGACCTGAAGGTTGCAGCCAAATTCTTTGGGACAAAGTTCGCTTGTGGGTCTTCTGTCACTGGTGATGATGAAATTGTTATTCAAGGAGATGTAAAAGATGATCTGTTTGACATTATTCCTGAAAAATGGCCTGAG ATTGATGAGGACAGTATCGAAGACTTGGGTGATCAAAAAAGATAG
- the Septin4 gene encoding septin 4 isoform X4, with translation MTMERDRGERDYIGFATLPEQVHRKSVKRGFDFTLMVVGESGLGKSTLINSLFLGDLYKNRKIPDVQDRIEKTTTVEKKTMEIEERGVKLRLTIVDTPGFGDAINCEDSWRVCSAYIDEQFRQYFTDESGLNRRHMQDNRVHCCLYFVPPWAHSLRHVDLEMMKRLHRKVNIVVVIAKADTLTAAEVKRLKMRILNDLEEHQIQVYQFPECDSDEDEEFKQQDRELKAAAPFAVVASDVVLEVGGKRVRGRQYPWGIVDVENPRHSDFTKLRTMLISTHMQDLKDVTQDVHYENFRAQCISQISQHAMRERGKLKRDSMGNNNEVVITDTDRLLLQKDEEIRRMQDMLTQMQEKLKASDKKHDSIIDV, from the exons AACGTGATCGTGGTGAGCGTGACTACATCGGCTTCGCGACCCTGCCTGAACAAGTGCATCGCAAATCAGTAAAACGAGGGTTTGATTTCACACTGATGGTTGTTGGAGAATCAGGCCTTGGAAAATCAACACTTATTAACAGTTTATTCTTAGGAGACCTTTACAAGAACAGAAAAATACCTGACGTCCAAG ACAGAATAGAAAAAACTACAACTGTTGAAAAGAAGACCATGGAAATAGAAGAACGCGGTGTTAAATTACGGTTGACTATAGTAGACACGCCCGGGTTTGGAGATGCCATTAATTGCGAAGACTCGTGGAGGGTTTGCTCTGCATACATCGATGAACAATTCAGACAATATTTCACCGACGAAAGTGGATTAAATCGCCGTCACATGCAAGACAATCGAGTGCACTGCTGCCTCTATTTCGTTCCGCCTTGGGCCCATAG CTTACGGCATGTAGACTTGGAGATGATGAAACGACTGCACCGCAAAGTAAATATTGTTGTGGTGATAGCGAAAGCCGACACACTCACTGCCGCGGAGGTGAAGCGGCTCAAGATGCGCATACTTAACGATCTGGAGGAACATCAAATACAA GTTTATCAGTTCCCCGAATGTGACAGTGATGAAGACGAAGAGTTTAAACAGCAAGACCGCGAGTTAAAAGCAGCGGCCCCCTTCGCTGTAGTGGCTTCGGATGTCGTGTTAGAAGTGGGCGGGAAACGGGTGCGTGGGCGCCAGTATCCCTGGGGAATCGTCGATG TTGAAAACCCGCGACACTCGGACTTCACAAAATTACGGACGATGCTAATTTCAACACACATGCAAGACCTGAAAGACGTGACGCAAGACGTTCACTACGAGAACTTCCGGGCGCAGTGCATCTCGCAGATATCTCAACATGCCATGCGGGAACGAGG AAAATTGAAGAGGGACTCGATGGGCAACAACAACGAAGTAGTGATCACTGACACGGATCGCTTATTGTTGCAAAAAGACGAAGag aTCCGACGCATGCAAGACATGTTAACACAAATGCAAGAAAAACTCAAAGCTTCCGATAAAAAACATGACAGTATTATAGATGTATAG
- the Septin4 gene encoding septin 4 isoform X3, protein MEKSDAFAIFDINIGDKERDRGERDYIGFATLPEQVHRKSVKRGFDFTLMVVGESGLGKSTLINSLFLGDLYKNRKIPDVQDRIEKTTTVEKKTMEIEERGVKLRLTIVDTPGFGDAINCEDSWRVCSAYIDEQFRQYFTDESGLNRRHMQDNRVHCCLYFVPPWAHSLRHVDLEMMKRLHRKVNIVVVIAKADTLTAAEVKRLKMRILNDLEEHQIQVYQFPECDSDEDEEFKQQDRELKAAAPFAVVASDVVLEVGGKRVRGRQYPWGIVDVENPRHSDFTKLRTMLISTHMQDLKDVTQDVHYENFRAQCISQISQHAMRERGKLKRDSMGNNNEVVITDTDRLLLQKDEEIRRMQDMLTQMQEKLKASDKKHDSIIDV, encoded by the exons AACGTGATCGTGGTGAGCGTGACTACATCGGCTTCGCGACCCTGCCTGAACAAGTGCATCGCAAATCAGTAAAACGAGGGTTTGATTTCACACTGATGGTTGTTGGAGAATCAGGCCTTGGAAAATCAACACTTATTAACAGTTTATTCTTAGGAGACCTTTACAAGAACAGAAAAATACCTGACGTCCAAG ACAGAATAGAAAAAACTACAACTGTTGAAAAGAAGACCATGGAAATAGAAGAACGCGGTGTTAAATTACGGTTGACTATAGTAGACACGCCCGGGTTTGGAGATGCCATTAATTGCGAAGACTCGTGGAGGGTTTGCTCTGCATACATCGATGAACAATTCAGACAATATTTCACCGACGAAAGTGGATTAAATCGCCGTCACATGCAAGACAATCGAGTGCACTGCTGCCTCTATTTCGTTCCGCCTTGGGCCCATAG CTTACGGCATGTAGACTTGGAGATGATGAAACGACTGCACCGCAAAGTAAATATTGTTGTGGTGATAGCGAAAGCCGACACACTCACTGCCGCGGAGGTGAAGCGGCTCAAGATGCGCATACTTAACGATCTGGAGGAACATCAAATACAA GTTTATCAGTTCCCCGAATGTGACAGTGATGAAGACGAAGAGTTTAAACAGCAAGACCGCGAGTTAAAAGCAGCGGCCCCCTTCGCTGTAGTGGCTTCGGATGTCGTGTTAGAAGTGGGCGGGAAACGGGTGCGTGGGCGCCAGTATCCCTGGGGAATCGTCGATG TTGAAAACCCGCGACACTCGGACTTCACAAAATTACGGACGATGCTAATTTCAACACACATGCAAGACCTGAAAGACGTGACGCAAGACGTTCACTACGAGAACTTCCGGGCGCAGTGCATCTCGCAGATATCTCAACATGCCATGCGGGAACGAGG AAAATTGAAGAGGGACTCGATGGGCAACAACAACGAAGTAGTGATCACTGACACGGATCGCTTATTGTTGCAAAAAGACGAAGag aTCCGACGCATGCAAGACATGTTAACACAAATGCAAGAAAAACTCAAAGCTTCCGATAAAAAACATGACAGTATTATAGATGTATAG